One segment of Brassica napus cultivar Da-Ae chromosome C3, Da-Ae, whole genome shotgun sequence DNA contains the following:
- the LOC106385929 gene encoding uncharacterized protein At2g23090-like, whose product MGGGNAQKSKMAREKNLEKARQAGKGSQLEANKKAMSIQCKVCMQTFICTTSEVKCREHAEAKHPKADVVACFPHLSK is encoded by the exons ATGGGTGGAGGAAACGCACAGAAATCGAAGATGGCTCGTGAGAAGAACTTGGAGAAGGCAAGGCAGGCCGGAAAAG GCAGCCAACTGGAAGCTAACAAGAAAGCTATGTCCATTCAG TGCAAGGTTTGTATGCAAACATTCATCTGCACAACATCTGAAGTGAAATGCAGGGAGCACGCCGAGGCCAAGCATCCCAAAGCCGATGTTGTCGCTTGCTTCCCTCACCTCAGCAAGTGA
- the LOC125584397 gene encoding growth-regulating factor 1-like yields the protein MDLGVRFEGSVSGHENGSPGQTELGSGFGNKQERSGFDGEDFWRSSKLSRTLIDGFSSPSAAAKPLSFHQGIPLLRSTSVDPRRQEHMLSFSPASDKSDVSPYLQYCRNSGYGLGGMMNTNSMHGSLLTGAKGPFSLTQWAELEQQALIYKYITANVPVPSSLLLSLKKSFFPYGSLPPNSFGWGSFHLGFSGGNMDPEPGRCRRTDGKKWRCSRDAVPDQKYCERHINRGRHRSRKPVEGLNGHNTNATAAASAASKAETATTVVAMCGSDNNNSLAAVGTHNHAIPSMANSDRVQNVQGASVFPATMNLQSKESHQKQSSSPFEFGLISSDSLLNPSHKQPSYANSSKGFGSYLDFSNQAKNSSNVDSWTEELKSDWTQLSMSIPMAPSSPVQDKLALSPLRLSREFDPAIHMGLGVNTEFLGPVKKANNWIPISWGNNNNSMGGPLGEVLNSTTNSPKFGSSPTGVLQKSTFGSLSNSSSGSSTVLGDNSNKNCDGKDPLGPTTLMNSSAPAPAPAPAPSPSM from the exons ATGGATCTTGGAGTTCGGTTTGAAGGGTCGGTTTCGGGTCATGAAAACGGGTCTCCAGGTCAAACAGAACTCGGATCTGGTTTCGGAAACAAGCAAGAAAGATCCGGTTTTGACGGTGAAGATTTCTGGAGGAGCTCGAAGCTTTCAAGAACATTAATAGATGGTTTCTCTTCCCCCTCCGCTGCAGCTAAGCCTCTGTCGTTTCATCAAGGCATACCTCTCTTGAGATCTACCTCCGTCGATCCTCGCAGGCAAGAACATATGCTTAGCTTCTCCCCTGCTTCCGACAAATCAGATGTCTCTCCGTATCTTCAGTACTGTAGAAACTCAG GATATGGTTTAGGAGGAATGATGAACACAAACAGCATGCATGGAAGCTTGTTGACAGGAGCTAAAGGACCTTTTTCATTGACTCAATGGGCTGAGCTAGAGCAACAGGCTTTGATCTACAAATACATCACAGCCAATGTCCCTGTGCCATCTAGTTTGCTCCTCTCTCTCAAAAAATCTTTTTTCCCTTATGGATCCTTGCCTCCTAATTCCT TTGGATGGGGCTCTTTTCATCTGGGCTTTTCCGGCGGCAACATGGATCCCGAGCCCGGGAGATGTCGCCGGACAGATGGAAAGAAATGGCGGTGCTCGAGGGATGCTGTTCCCGACCAAAAGTACTGTGAACGACACATTAACAGAGGCCGCCATCGTTCAAGAAAGCCTGTGGAAGGCCTAAATGGCCACAATACTAATGCTACCGCCGCCGCTTCTGCTGCGTCCAAGGCGGAAACAGCGACTACGGTTGTTGCGATGTGTGGATCAGATAATAACAATAGCCTCGCGGCCGTTGGAACTCATAATCATGCCATTCCTTCTATGGCTAACAG tgACAGAGTTCAAAATGTTCAAGGGGCTTCCGTTTTTCCTGCCACAATGAACTTACAATCGAAGGAATCTCATCAGAAACAAAGCAGTAGCCCTTTCGAGTTCGGTCTCATCTCCTCTGACTCGTTACTTAATCCCTCCCATAAACAACCCTCGTACGCAAACTCCTCCAAAGGCTTTGGATCGTATCTGGACTTTAGCAACCAAGCAAAGAACTCCTCCAATGTCGATTCCTGGACAGAAGAGCTGAAATCGGATTGGACTCAGCTCTCAATGTCAATCCCCATGGCTCCATCTTCCCCTGTTCAAGATAAGCTTGCTCTCTCTCCTCTAAGGCTATCGCGTGAGTTTGACCCTGCTATCCACATGGGGTTAGGCGTCAACACTGAGTTTCTTGGGCCTGTGAAAAAGGCAAATAACTGGATACCAATCTCATGgggtaataataataattccaTGGGAGGTCCTCTCGGTGAGGTACTAAACAGCACGACTAATAGTCCCAAGTTTGGTTCTTCTCCAACGGGCGTCTTGCAGAAGTCGACGTTTGGTTCTCTTTCTAACAGTAGCTCAGGAAGCAGCACTGTCCTTGGTGATAACAGCAACAAGAACTGCGATGGGAAGGATCCACTTGGCCCGACCACACTGATGAACTCCTCTGCTCCTGCTCCAGCTCCTGCTCCTGCTCCATCTCCATCTATGTGA